A region from the Salidesulfovibrio onnuriiensis genome encodes:
- a CDS encoding ABC transporter ATP-binding protein — MLQVNDLSFRYSRESPILKDISFHVERGQICGLFGPNGCGKTTLFKCCLKFLRHNKGSVRMDGMDIQKASIRQMARMVSYVPQEHKPPFPYLVKDVVLMGRSPHLSSLFGVAARHKKKVREAMELIGITELAEKPYSRLSGGQRQMVLIARAVAQETPLLFLDEPTSALDFSNQIKVMNILRQIAAQGTTIVACTHDPNHVLWFCDSVVVLDKQRFVAQGKPREIMCDMILDDIYADMCRVHRWESTSMVLPRHVGDTEVNA, encoded by the coding sequence ATGCTGCAGGTAAACGATCTCAGCTTCCGGTACTCCAGGGAATCGCCGATCCTGAAAGACATCAGCTTCCATGTGGAGCGCGGCCAGATCTGCGGACTCTTCGGGCCCAACGGGTGCGGCAAAACCACGCTCTTCAAATGCTGCCTCAAGTTTCTGCGCCACAACAAGGGATCGGTGCGCATGGACGGCATGGACATCCAAAAGGCCTCCATCCGCCAGATGGCGCGCATGGTTTCCTATGTCCCCCAGGAGCACAAGCCGCCGTTCCCCTACCTGGTCAAGGACGTGGTGCTCATGGGCCGTTCGCCCCACCTTTCCTCGCTTTTCGGCGTCGCCGCCCGGCACAAGAAAAAGGTGCGCGAGGCCATGGAACTCATCGGCATCACCGAGCTGGCGGAAAAGCCCTACAGCAGGCTGAGCGGCGGCCAGCGACAGATGGTGCTCATAGCCCGGGCCGTGGCCCAGGAAACCCCGCTGCTCTTCCTGGACGAGCCCACGTCGGCCCTGGACTTCAGCAACCAGATCAAGGTCATGAACATCCTGCGCCAGATAGCGGCCCAGGGCACCACCATCGTGGCCTGCACCCACGACCCCAACCACGTGCTGTGGTTCTGCGACAGCGTGGTGGTGCTCGACAAGCAACGCTTCGTGGCTCAGGGAAAACCCCGGGAAATCATGTGCGACATGATCCTGGACGACATCTACGCGGACATGTGCCGGGTCCACCGCTGGGAATCCACCAGCATGGTGCTCCCCCGGCATGTGGGAGATACGGAGGTCAACGCATGA
- a CDS encoding class I SAM-dependent methyltransferase — protein sequence MNNKNAGMPFPPENIDWSLEWARTYAKSSITARRSSRPAFWDKRAKRFSAMDNGAAGRVEAILEKIGIDAETTILDIGCGPGNLAIPLAKQAKSVTALDPSAGMLEQLRENAHRQGVTNIRCINKDWDTALQDGDIAPHDLLLSSYSLLMEDLGESLRTMHSLARKAVCLFWFAGRECFGYDHFWPTLFGEEFIAGPDHTYLVNLLNSLRIYPDVSIIPQQHVTRYADMEDAVQCWTEALYISSADQQQLVREALDEMLGIHEGKPEFRRDVRSAMIWWRKDSLPA from the coding sequence ATGAACAACAAGAACGCGGGAATGCCCTTCCCCCCCGAAAACATCGACTGGAGCCTGGAATGGGCCAGGACCTATGCCAAGTCTTCCATAACCGCGCGCCGTTCCAGCCGCCCCGCCTTCTGGGACAAGCGCGCCAAGCGTTTCAGCGCCATGGACAACGGCGCCGCGGGCCGGGTGGAGGCCATTCTCGAAAAGATCGGCATCGACGCCGAAACCACCATCCTGGACATAGGCTGCGGCCCGGGGAACCTGGCCATTCCCCTGGCCAAGCAGGCCAAGAGCGTCACGGCCCTGGACCCTTCCGCAGGCATGCTGGAACAGCTTCGGGAAAACGCGCACAGGCAGGGGGTGACCAACATCCGCTGCATCAACAAGGATTGGGATACGGCCCTGCAGGACGGGGATATCGCCCCCCACGACCTGCTCCTCTCCTCCTATTCCCTGCTCATGGAAGACCTCGGCGAAAGCCTGCGGACCATGCACTCGCTCGCCCGCAAGGCGGTGTGCCTGTTCTGGTTCGCGGGCAGGGAATGTTTTGGCTACGACCACTTCTGGCCCACGCTCTTCGGGGAGGAGTTCATTGCCGGCCCGGACCACACCTATCTCGTCAACCTCCTGAACTCCCTTCGGATCTATCCCGACGTCTCCATCATTCCCCAGCAGCACGTGACCCGCTACGCCGACATGGAGGACGCGGTGCAGTGTTGGACCGAGGCCCTGTACATCTCTTCCGCCGACCAGCAGCAGCTCGTCCGCGAAGCCCTGGACGAAATGCTCGGCATTCACGAGGGGAAGCCCGAATTCCGGCGAGACGTGCGCTCGGCCATGATCTGGTGGCGAAAGGATTCGCTCCCGGCCTAG